In Elaeis guineensis isolate ETL-2024a chromosome 1, EG11, whole genome shotgun sequence, a genomic segment contains:
- the LOC105032270 gene encoding uncharacterized protein isoform X2: MASTQETPEKRAEEAEARKASDELAQIRSEREGEQHDKEHQAGEEEQRRGVLGSIQEGTKSLLRTVKEVATGKAHDVSEKAGETKDAAAEKAKETKDVTMQKMGEYKDSAAEKAKEYRDWAAEKAKEGKDTTMQKAEEYKDTAAEKARVARDTSMQKAGEYKDSTAQKLGEAKDTTMEKAREYKDAAVEKAKEMKDASMHKTGETKESASEKARGAKDVSMEKTGDYKELAGEKARAEAEKAREAKEGSIQKTGEYKELASEKAREAAEKAREAKEASMQKTGEYKEFASEKAREAAEKAREAKDTAAERTTEGKETTKGKMEEYKVSAADAGRKAMEYLTGKEAAARQKAAETGESAKEKLDETEESAKQKLEEATERAKEKDEEEKKKAEERQEVAEKSAGGSIFSSIGSVTGAIKEKLTMPKEVEKKKREEHGGGGGGEKVAEHYEGHGGPGGGREEDVVMRAKDADQMTGQTFNDVGPLGGEETGRVDRPGRM, translated from the exons ATGGCGTCGACGCAGGAGACCCCGGAGAAGCGGGCGGAGGAGGCCGAGGCGAGGAAGGCCTCGGACGAGCTCGCTCAAATCCGCAGCGAGCGTGAGGGCGAGCAGCATGACAAGGAGCATCAAGCGGGAGAGGAGGAGCAGCGGAGGGGCGTCTTGGGGAGCATCCAGGAAGGCACCAAGTCCCTCCTGAGAACCGTCAAGGAGGTCGCCACCGGCAAAGCTCATGATGTTTCCGAGAAGGCCGGGGAGACCAAGGACGCGGCGGCCGAGAAGGCGAAGGAGACTAAGGACGTCACCATGCAAAAGATGGGAGAGTACAAGGACTCAGCCGCAGAGAAGGCGAAGGAGTACAGAGACTGGGCTGCTGAGAAGGCGAAGGAAGGAAAGGACACAACCATGCAGAAGGCCGAAGAGTATAAAGACACTGCGGCCGAGAAGGCGAGGGTGGCCAGGGACACAAGCATGCAAAAGGCCGGGGAGTATAAAGACTCCACGGCCCAGAAGCTGGGAGAGGCAAAGGACACTACCATGGAGAAAGCTAGAGAGTATAAGGATGCTGCAGTGGAGAAGGCGAAGGAGATGAAAGATGCTAGCATGCACAAGACAGGGGAGACCAAAGAATCAGCAAGTGAGAAGGCGAGGGGGGCAAAGGATGTAAGCATGGAGAAGACAGGAGATTACAAAGAGTTGGCCGGCGAGAAGGCGAGAGCGGAAGCTGAGAAGGCGAGGGAAGCGAAGGAAGGTAGCATCCAGAAGACGGGAGAGTACAAAGAATTAGCAAGTGAGAAGGCAAGAGAGGCAGCCGAGAAGGCGAGGGAAGCGAAGGAAGCTAGCATGCAGAAGACGGGAGAGTACAAAGAATTTGCAAGTGAGAAGGCGAGAGAGGCAGCCGAGAAGGCGAGGGAGGCTAAGGACACTGCTGCGGAGAGAACAACAGAGGGGAAAGAGACTACTAAGGGGAAGATGGAGGAGTACAAGGTATCAGCGGCTGACGCGGGGCGAAAAGCCATGGAATACTTGACTGGCAAGGAGGCGGCGGCTAGGCAGAAGGCCGCTGAGACAGGAGAATCCGCGAAG GAAAAGTTGGATGAGACAGAGGAGTCCGCGAAGCAGAAGCTGGAAGAGGCTACGGAGAGGGCAAAGGAAAAAgacgaagaagagaaaaaaaaggctgAGGAACGCCAGGAGGTGGCCGAGAA ATCTGCTGGGGGGAGTATATTTAGCTCGATTGGGAGCGTAACGGGGGCGATCAAGGAGAAGCTAACTATGCCGAAGgaggtggagaagaagaagagagaggagcatggtggaggaggaggtggagagaAGGTGGCGGAGCACTACGAGGGGCATGGAGGTCCTggtggaggaagagaggaggatgtGGTGATGCGAGCAAAGGATGCTGACCAGATGACGGGTCAGACGTTCAACGATGTGGGGCCATTGGGAGGGGAAGAGACTGGTCGTGTTGACCGCCCAGGGAGGATGTGA
- the LOC105032270 gene encoding uncharacterized protein isoform X1, producing MASTQETPEKRAEEAEARKASDELAQIRSEREGEQHDKEHQAGEEEQRRGVLGSIQEGTKSLLRTVKEVATGKAHDVSEKAGETKDAAAEKAKETKDVTMQKMGEYKDSAAEKAKEYRDWAAEKAKEGKDTTMQKAEEYKDTAAEKARVARDTSMQKAGEYKDSTAQKLGEAKDTTMEKAREYKDAAVEKAKEMKDASMHKTGETKESASEKARGAKDVSMEKTGDYKELAGEKARAEAEKAREAKEGSIQKTGEYKELASEKAREAAEKAREAKEASMQKTGEYKEFASEKAREAAEKAREAKDTAAERTTEGKETTKGKMEEYKVSAADAGRKAMEYLTGKEAAARQKAAETGESAKEKLDETEESAKQKLEEATERAKEKDEEEKKKAEERQEVAEKGRSAGGSIFSSIGSVTGAIKEKLTMPKEVEKKKREEHGGGGGGEKVAEHYEGHGGPGGGREEDVVMRAKDADQMTGQTFNDVGPLGGEETGRVDRPGRM from the exons ATGGCGTCGACGCAGGAGACCCCGGAGAAGCGGGCGGAGGAGGCCGAGGCGAGGAAGGCCTCGGACGAGCTCGCTCAAATCCGCAGCGAGCGTGAGGGCGAGCAGCATGACAAGGAGCATCAAGCGGGAGAGGAGGAGCAGCGGAGGGGCGTCTTGGGGAGCATCCAGGAAGGCACCAAGTCCCTCCTGAGAACCGTCAAGGAGGTCGCCACCGGCAAAGCTCATGATGTTTCCGAGAAGGCCGGGGAGACCAAGGACGCGGCGGCCGAGAAGGCGAAGGAGACTAAGGACGTCACCATGCAAAAGATGGGAGAGTACAAGGACTCAGCCGCAGAGAAGGCGAAGGAGTACAGAGACTGGGCTGCTGAGAAGGCGAAGGAAGGAAAGGACACAACCATGCAGAAGGCCGAAGAGTATAAAGACACTGCGGCCGAGAAGGCGAGGGTGGCCAGGGACACAAGCATGCAAAAGGCCGGGGAGTATAAAGACTCCACGGCCCAGAAGCTGGGAGAGGCAAAGGACACTACCATGGAGAAAGCTAGAGAGTATAAGGATGCTGCAGTGGAGAAGGCGAAGGAGATGAAAGATGCTAGCATGCACAAGACAGGGGAGACCAAAGAATCAGCAAGTGAGAAGGCGAGGGGGGCAAAGGATGTAAGCATGGAGAAGACAGGAGATTACAAAGAGTTGGCCGGCGAGAAGGCGAGAGCGGAAGCTGAGAAGGCGAGGGAAGCGAAGGAAGGTAGCATCCAGAAGACGGGAGAGTACAAAGAATTAGCAAGTGAGAAGGCAAGAGAGGCAGCCGAGAAGGCGAGGGAAGCGAAGGAAGCTAGCATGCAGAAGACGGGAGAGTACAAAGAATTTGCAAGTGAGAAGGCGAGAGAGGCAGCCGAGAAGGCGAGGGAGGCTAAGGACACTGCTGCGGAGAGAACAACAGAGGGGAAAGAGACTACTAAGGGGAAGATGGAGGAGTACAAGGTATCAGCGGCTGACGCGGGGCGAAAAGCCATGGAATACTTGACTGGCAAGGAGGCGGCGGCTAGGCAGAAGGCCGCTGAGACAGGAGAATCCGCGAAG GAAAAGTTGGATGAGACAGAGGAGTCCGCGAAGCAGAAGCTGGAAGAGGCTACGGAGAGGGCAAAGGAAAAAgacgaagaagagaaaaaaaaggctgAGGAACGCCAGGAGGTGGCCGAGAAG GGAAGATCTGCTGGGGGGAGTATATTTAGCTCGATTGGGAGCGTAACGGGGGCGATCAAGGAGAAGCTAACTATGCCGAAGgaggtggagaagaagaagagagaggagcatggtggaggaggaggtggagagaAGGTGGCGGAGCACTACGAGGGGCATGGAGGTCCTggtggaggaagagaggaggatgtGGTGATGCGAGCAAAGGATGCTGACCAGATGACGGGTCAGACGTTCAACGATGTGGGGCCATTGGGAGGGGAAGAGACTGGTCGTGTTGACCGCCCAGGGAGGATGTGA
- the LOC140856018 gene encoding subtilisin-like protease SBT1.6 — protein sequence MMLPLVYPGQSSGLSASLCIEKSLDPKLVNGKIVICDHDSSPCVAKGMVVKDAGGATMVLANGNSNSEGLVADTHMLSACAVGSDEGDAIKAYASSTANPTATMAFLSSKLLSPFLKDDTSLRRSTLYMTHQHLNDKL from the coding sequence ATGATGCTCCCTTTGGTGTACCCGGGCCAGTCTAGCGGCCTCTCTGCCTCCCTCTGCATAGAGAAATCTTTGGATCCTAAGCTGGTGAACGGAAAGATCGTGATCTGCGACCACGATAGTAGCCCTTGCGTGGCCAAGGGGATGGTCGTCAAAGATGCCGGTGGTGCTACGATGGTCCTCGCCAATGGTAACTCAAACAGCGAGGGTTTGGTCGCCGACACCCACATGCTGTCCGCCTGTGCCGTCGGCTCCGATGAAGGTGATGCCATCAAGGCCTATGCCTCCTCTACCGCTAACCCCACGGCCACGATGGCCTTCCTCTCCTCaaaacttctctctccttttttgaaGGATGACACATCACTCAGGAGGTCGACACTGTACATGACACATCAGCATCTTAACGATAAACTTTGA